From the genome of Streptomyces sp. NBC_01116, one region includes:
- a CDS encoding winged helix-turn-helix domain-containing protein: MGWWKVGADTLANSRFVVSPLAEAVASLLVLERAAAAHPGERAWLETHLPAYRRWKADDPVSALVIGAALTPRWIADFLVPVPASAPPGGAPPSFADELTPVRATEPGRARADLAEALRGPLPAVLDRGDLALRAAHALEWVWTHTVLPDWPRRRRILEADVVARSAQLGRGGWAEALNGMRPGIRWLGDSRLQINTHDNPPRELGGAQLLFVPVNPYQSWVCWDVPSRYALVYPCSGALAGAGSDPVPAALGALIGPARAAVLLLLASPLSTTQLVALTGQGLGSVGRHLRILLDAGLVRRRRAGRSVLYFRTEAGNVLVRGAS; the protein is encoded by the coding sequence GTGGGCTGGTGGAAGGTCGGTGCGGACACCCTCGCGAACAGCCGTTTCGTCGTCTCGCCGCTCGCGGAGGCCGTCGCGAGCCTGCTGGTCCTGGAGCGGGCCGCCGCCGCGCACCCGGGTGAGCGCGCCTGGCTGGAGACCCATCTGCCCGCCTACCGGCGGTGGAAGGCCGACGACCCGGTCTCCGCGCTGGTGATCGGCGCGGCCCTCACGCCCCGGTGGATCGCCGACTTCCTCGTCCCCGTGCCGGCCTCCGCCCCGCCCGGCGGGGCCCCGCCCTCCTTCGCCGACGAGCTGACGCCGGTCCGGGCCACGGAGCCCGGCCGGGCCCGCGCCGACCTGGCCGAGGCGCTGCGCGGGCCGTTGCCCGCCGTGCTGGACCGGGGCGACCTGGCCCTGCGCGCCGCCCATGCCCTGGAGTGGGTCTGGACGCACACCGTGCTGCCCGACTGGCCGAGGCGGCGGCGGATCCTGGAGGCCGATGTGGTGGCCCGTTCCGCCCAGTTGGGGCGCGGCGGATGGGCCGAGGCGCTGAACGGCATGCGCCCCGGCATCCGTTGGCTGGGCGACAGCCGGCTCCAGATCAACACGCACGACAACCCGCCCCGCGAACTGGGCGGCGCGCAGCTGCTGTTCGTCCCCGTGAACCCGTACCAGTCCTGGGTCTGCTGGGACGTCCCGAGCCGGTACGCGCTGGTGTACCCGTGCTCCGGCGCGCTCGCCGGGGCCGGGAGCGATCCCGTGCCCGCCGCCCTGGGGGCGCTGATCGGCCCGGCGCGCGCGGCCGTCCTGCTGCTGCTCGCCTCCCCGCTCAGCACGACGCAGCTCGTCGCGCTGACCGGCCAGGGGCTGGGCTCGGTGGGCCGCCATCTGCGGATCCTGCTGGACGCCGGACTGGTCCGCCGCCGGCGCGCGGGCCGCTCCGTGCTCTATTTCCGTACGGAGGCGGGGAACGTCCTGGTGCGCGGCGCGAGCTGA
- a CDS encoding SapB/AmfS family lanthipeptide, translating into MALLDLQAMDTPAEDSFGELATGSQVSLLVCEYSSLSVVLCTP; encoded by the coding sequence ATGGCGCTTCTCGACCTTCAGGCGATGGACACCCCGGCCGAGGACTCCTTCGGCGAGCTCGCCACGGGCAGCCAGGTCTCGCTGCTGGTCTGTGAGTACAGCTCCCTCAGCGTGGTCCTCTGCACCCCGTGA
- a CDS encoding ABC transporter ATP-binding protein — MRLHPRPGTESGARRLARQHPAALLWLLLCSTGGALAALALPAALGHTVDRLVAGGPVPWSGLLLCAALTLAETGFDAAAAVTGATTTARLTASLRTRTAARVLAAEPRRALALPTGDLTARLTARTADAASAPVTAAGAVSGVLLPLGAIVGLLLIDVWTAAALLVGAPLLVALLRAFSRRTADAGADYQRAQSLIAHRLTEALDGADTIRAARTGAHEHRRVLEPLAALAEHGRRTWTVYGRAVGTSGLLLPLLMLLVLAVAGLRLGAGAMGVGDLVAASRYASLAVGIGALTGALGALARSRAAARTLEPLLALAPLPHRGLGPAPGAPGHLELRDVGVEQDGGPLLTGVHLTVPGGTSLAVVGRSGSGKSVLAAVAGRLLDPDTGSVLLDGVPMDGMEPARLRREVAYAFARPALTGVTVEDTIAYGPWTASPEAVRDAARAARADGFLALLPYGYATPVADAPLSGGERQRLGLARAFAHPGRLMILDDALSSLDTVTEHHVRRALDARAGHCTRIIVAHRLSSAARADRVAWLEDGRIRATGRHDELWADPDYRAVFRTDAPAEGPVPADRTPVAPTAVAPAAVPPTAVKPTVMTPPPVTPAAGAEAP, encoded by the coding sequence GTGCGGCTGCACCCACGCCCGGGCACCGAGTCCGGCGCCCGGCGGCTCGCCCGGCAGCACCCGGCGGCCCTTCTCTGGCTCCTCCTCTGCTCCACCGGCGGGGCGCTCGCCGCCCTCGCCCTGCCCGCCGCCCTCGGCCACACCGTCGACCGGCTCGTCGCCGGCGGCCCCGTGCCCTGGTCCGGGCTGCTGCTCTGCGCCGCCCTGACCCTCGCCGAGACCGGGTTCGACGCCGCGGCCGCCGTGACCGGCGCGACCACCACCGCCAGGCTCACCGCGTCCCTGCGCACCCGCACCGCCGCCCGGGTCCTGGCCGCCGAACCCCGCCGCGCCCTCGCCCTGCCCACCGGCGACCTCACCGCCCGGCTCACCGCCCGCACCGCCGACGCCGCGTCCGCGCCCGTCACCGCGGCCGGAGCCGTCTCCGGGGTCCTGCTCCCGCTCGGCGCGATCGTCGGCCTCCTCCTCATCGATGTCTGGACGGCCGCCGCCCTCCTCGTCGGCGCCCCTCTCCTCGTCGCCCTGCTGCGCGCCTTCTCCCGCCGGACCGCCGACGCCGGGGCCGACTACCAGCGCGCCCAGTCGCTCATCGCCCACCGGCTCACCGAGGCCCTCGACGGCGCCGACACCATCCGCGCCGCCCGCACCGGCGCACACGAGCACCGCCGCGTCCTGGAACCCCTGGCCGCCCTCGCCGAACACGGCAGGCGCACCTGGACCGTGTACGGGCGGGCCGTCGGCACCAGTGGCCTCCTGCTGCCCCTGCTCATGCTGCTGGTCCTCGCGGTCGCCGGCCTCCGGCTCGGCGCGGGCGCGATGGGCGTCGGCGACCTGGTCGCCGCCTCCCGCTACGCGAGCCTCGCCGTCGGCATCGGCGCCCTGACCGGCGCGCTCGGCGCCCTCGCCCGCAGCCGCGCCGCCGCCCGCACCCTGGAGCCCCTCCTCGCCCTCGCACCGCTGCCGCACCGCGGCCTGGGCCCGGCGCCCGGCGCCCCCGGACACCTCGAACTCCGGGACGTCGGCGTCGAACAGGACGGCGGCCCGCTGCTGACCGGCGTCCACCTGACCGTCCCCGGCGGCACCTCCCTGGCGGTCGTCGGGCGCTCCGGCTCCGGCAAGTCGGTGCTCGCCGCGGTCGCCGGGCGGCTGCTCGACCCGGACACCGGCAGCGTGCTGCTGGACGGCGTCCCGATGGACGGCATGGAACCGGCCCGGCTGCGCCGCGAGGTGGCGTACGCCTTCGCCCGCCCGGCCCTGACCGGCGTCACCGTCGAGGACACGATCGCCTACGGGCCCTGGACCGCGTCGCCCGAAGCCGTACGCGACGCCGCCCGCGCGGCCCGCGCCGACGGGTTCCTCGCGCTGCTCCCGTACGGCTACGCCACCCCGGTCGCCGACGCCCCGCTCTCCGGCGGCGAACGCCAGCGCCTCGGCCTGGCCCGTGCGTTCGCCCACCCCGGCCGCCTGATGATCCTCGACGACGCGCTGTCCAGCCTGGACACCGTGACCGAACACCACGTACGCCGCGCGCTCGACGCGCGGGCCGGGCACTGCACCCGGATCATCGTCGCCCACCGGCTGTCCTCGGCCGCGCGGGCGGACCGGGTCGCCTGGCTGGAGGACGGCCGGATCCGCGCGACGGGCCGCCACGACGAACTCTGGGCGGACCCGGACTACCGGGCGGTCTTCCGGACGGACGCCCCCGCCGAGGGCCCTGTTCCCGCAGACCGTACGCCCGTGGCACCGACCGCAGTGGCACCGGCCGCCGTGCCACCGACCGCCGTGAAACCGACCGTCATGACACCGCCCCCGGTGACACCGGCCGCCGGAGCGGAGGCCCCGTGA
- a CDS encoding ATP-binding cassette domain-containing protein, translating into MKADKAHPGREEQQGTRSRRDTSLRRVGREARPFLRARTGAVLRLAGWSLLEFAQTFLGGFGVARALDDGFLAGRPPTGLLWLAVAAVAVLPSVPAARGVFGRLADLVEPLRDGLVRRAVSRALSGALDRSGDVSTRSLSQVTHQSEIARDGWAGLVLTLRSFVFTAAGAVTGLLALSPALLLIVLPPLVLGSVLFLGTLPPMAARQRDYLAADEAYAAHAGLLAASVRDIAAAGAAERTVAESRDLAGAQLAASRSLARWSGVRVLALAVCGRFPPLLLLLGAPWLLRNGLTPGALVGALTYLTQALAPAVQALMTMLGTAGGRLVVVLDRFTDAPPPPSEDPPPAREAAPPPRGTPVAELHEVSFAYGPGALPVLDRLSLTIGAGEHLAVVGPSGSGKSTLAAVLAGTERPTGGAVRWRGRPVRPADATSVRVLLPQHAYVFSGSLRDNLRYLRPDVRDREIAAMADALGLDALLSRLGSLDADVEPDRLSQGERQLIALGRAYLAAPPLLILDEATSRLDPAAETRAELAFGALPGALVVVAHRLSSARRAGRTLVMDGPRTQCGTHGELLRSCALYRDLAGLWEPVDGGGKALRGIRSTPPPSPV; encoded by the coding sequence GTGAAGGCGGACAAGGCCCACCCCGGGCGCGAAGAGCAACAGGGGACCCGCTCCCGGCGTGACACGTCGCTGCGCCGGGTCGGCCGCGAGGCCCGGCCCTTTCTGCGGGCGCGGACCGGCGCGGTCCTGCGCCTGGCCGGCTGGTCCCTGCTGGAGTTCGCCCAGACCTTCCTCGGCGGATTCGGGGTCGCCCGCGCCCTCGACGACGGCTTCCTCGCCGGACGCCCGCCGACCGGACTCCTCTGGCTGGCCGTCGCCGCGGTCGCCGTGCTGCCCTCCGTGCCCGCCGCCCGCGGGGTGTTCGGCCGGCTCGCGGACCTGGTGGAGCCGCTGCGCGACGGACTGGTGCGGCGCGCCGTGTCCCGGGCGCTGTCCGGCGCGCTCGACCGCTCCGGCGACGTGAGCACCCGGTCCCTGTCGCAGGTCACCCATCAGAGCGAGATCGCCCGCGACGGCTGGGCCGGACTCGTCCTGACGCTGCGCTCGTTCGTGTTCACGGCGGCGGGGGCCGTCACCGGCCTGCTGGCCCTCTCGCCCGCCCTCCTCCTGATCGTGCTGCCCCCGCTGGTCCTCGGGTCCGTCCTGTTCCTCGGCACCCTGCCGCCGATGGCGGCCCGCCAGCGCGACTACCTCGCCGCCGACGAGGCGTACGCCGCCCACGCGGGCCTGCTCGCCGCCTCCGTACGCGACATCGCCGCCGCCGGGGCCGCCGAGCGGACGGTGGCCGAGTCCCGGGACCTCGCCGGGGCGCAGCTCGCCGCCTCCCGTTCGCTGGCCCGCTGGTCGGGCGTGCGGGTGCTGGCCCTCGCCGTCTGTGGCCGGTTCCCGCCGCTCCTGCTGCTCCTGGGCGCGCCCTGGCTGCTGCGGAACGGACTCACCCCGGGCGCGCTGGTCGGCGCCCTGACCTACCTCACCCAGGCGCTCGCCCCCGCCGTCCAGGCGCTGATGACCATGCTGGGCACCGCCGGGGGCCGGCTCGTCGTGGTCCTGGACCGGTTCACGGACGCGCCGCCACCGCCCTCCGAGGACCCGCCGCCCGCCCGGGAGGCCGCCCCGCCGCCGCGCGGGACCCCGGTCGCCGAGCTCCACGAGGTCAGCTTCGCGTACGGGCCCGGCGCCCTGCCCGTCCTGGACCGGCTCTCCCTGACGATCGGGGCGGGGGAGCACCTCGCGGTCGTCGGCCCGAGCGGCAGCGGCAAGTCGACCCTGGCCGCCGTCCTCGCCGGGACCGAGCGGCCCACCGGGGGAGCGGTGCGGTGGCGGGGGCGGCCGGTGCGCCCGGCCGACGCCACCTCCGTACGCGTCCTGCTGCCCCAGCACGCCTACGTGTTCAGCGGCTCGCTGCGGGACAACCTCCGCTATCTGCGCCCCGACGTCCGCGACCGGGAGATCGCGGCCATGGCGGACGCGCTCGGCCTGGACGCGCTGCTCTCCCGGCTCGGCTCCCTCGACGCGGACGTCGAACCGGACCGGCTCTCCCAGGGCGAACGGCAGCTGATCGCCCTGGGCCGCGCCTACCTCGCCGCCCCGCCGCTGCTGATCCTCGACGAGGCCACCAGCCGGCTGGACCCGGCCGCCGAGACCCGCGCCGAGCTGGCGTTCGGGGCCCTGCCGGGCGCGCTCGTCGTCGTCGCCCACCGGCTCAGCTCGGCCCGCCGCGCCGGGCGGACCCTGGTGATGGACGGCCCGCGCACCCAGTGCGGCACCCACGGTGAACTCCTGCGCTCCTGCGCCCTCTACCGGGACCTGGCCGGCCTCTGGGAGCCGGTGGACGGGGGAGGGAAGGCGCTGCGCGGCATCAGATCCACCCCGCCTCCTTCGCCCGTCTGA
- a CDS encoding DUF4265 domain-containing protein has product MSSPAGPERPPREADRIKVWFRFVPREGRLPYDTEGLWATRLGPDTARVDNVPFLHDGVAEGETVRFRTDGDGVHWAVGRVADSGNCTVRVLPLPDGPLGRDARAVHERLAGYGLTGEVFSAEFPLVALTVPGGADLRGVKELLARGRDEGWWHFEVSCVTDAWRNA; this is encoded by the coding sequence ATGAGTTCCCCCGCCGGTCCGGAACGCCCGCCCCGCGAAGCCGATCGGATCAAGGTCTGGTTCCGCTTCGTCCCGCGCGAGGGCCGGCTGCCCTACGACACCGAGGGGTTGTGGGCGACGCGGCTCGGCCCGGACACCGCGCGGGTGGACAACGTGCCCTTCCTCCACGACGGGGTCGCCGAGGGCGAGACCGTACGGTTCCGCACGGACGGCGACGGGGTGCACTGGGCCGTCGGCCGTGTGGCCGACTCGGGCAACTGCACCGTACGCGTGCTGCCGTTGCCGGACGGGCCGCTCGGGCGCGACGCCCGGGCCGTGCACGAGCGGCTGGCCGGCTACGGGCTCACGGGCGAGGTCTTCAGCGCCGAGTTCCCGCTGGTCGCCCTGACCGTGCCGGGCGGCGCGGACCTGCGCGGGGTCAAGGAGCTGCTCGCCCGTGGCCGGGACGAGGGCTGGTGGCACTTCGAGGTCTCGTGCGTCACCGACGCGTGGCGGAACGCGTAG
- a CDS encoding sugar O-acetyltransferase, translated as MSDETRPSQKEAMLSGELYIADDPELAAEAQHAAVLSERFNATSAADPEARRAALAELLGELGEGVEVRPPLRVDYGYRTSIGPRTFINFGAVLLDVARITIGADVQMGPNVQLLTPTHPIDPEPRRAKWEAAEPITIGDNVWLGGGVIVCPGVTIGENTVVGAGAVVTKDLPGNVVAVGNPARVIRRIGGTEA; from the coding sequence ATGAGCGACGAGACCAGGCCCAGCCAGAAGGAAGCCATGCTCTCCGGCGAGCTCTACATCGCCGACGACCCCGAGCTCGCGGCGGAGGCGCAGCACGCGGCCGTGCTCAGCGAGCGCTTCAACGCCACCTCGGCCGCCGACCCCGAGGCCCGGCGCGCCGCCCTCGCCGAGCTCCTCGGCGAGCTGGGCGAGGGCGTGGAGGTCCGGCCGCCGCTGCGGGTCGACTACGGCTACCGGACCAGCATCGGACCCCGGACGTTCATCAACTTCGGCGCGGTCCTCCTGGACGTCGCCCGCATCACCATCGGCGCGGACGTCCAGATGGGCCCGAACGTCCAACTGCTCACCCCGACCCACCCGATCGACCCCGAGCCGCGCCGCGCCAAGTGGGAGGCCGCGGAGCCGATCACCATCGGCGACAACGTCTGGCTGGGCGGCGGGGTGATCGTCTGCCCCGGGGTGACCATCGGCGAGAACACGGTGGTCGGCGCGGGAGCCGTCGTCACGAAGGACCTGCCGGGAAACGTGGTGGCGGTCGGCAACCCGGCCCGGGTGATCCGGAGGATCGGCGGGACGGAGGCGTAA
- a CDS encoding MFS transporter — translation MRTYRELFRTPEFTPFFAAVSVQTAAQTATGLALGTLVYARTGSPLLSALAMFGPSLAQVAGALTWLSAADRLPPRAALTALALLSAGAACVQAAPGLPLWAAFAVLLVVGAASSPGGGVRYGLLNEIVPREGFLLGRSVLNMTGGATQICGFAVGGLLVTVFSARGTLLIGAGLYVVAAAVTRLGLTARPPRATGRPSVRETRRTNALLWSSTPRRYVFLALWVPNGLVVGAESLYVAYAPGHAGLLFAGGALGMLAGDTLVGRFVTARWRARLGAPLRLLLAAPYLLFALRPELPLALAAVVLASVGFAASLLLQERLMALTPQELSGQALGLSSSGMLAMQGVGAAVAGGIAQLTSPATGMAAVAGLSVAVTLVLAPGLRDRSGVAGGRLPVADGSPRAPRTPRTEETT, via the coding sequence ATGCGCACCTACCGCGAGCTGTTCCGGACCCCGGAGTTCACCCCCTTCTTCGCCGCCGTCTCCGTGCAGACGGCCGCCCAGACCGCGACCGGCCTGGCGCTGGGCACCCTCGTGTACGCGCGGACGGGCTCACCCCTGCTGTCGGCGCTGGCGATGTTCGGCCCGTCGCTGGCCCAGGTGGCCGGGGCGCTCACGTGGCTGTCGGCGGCGGACCGGCTGCCGCCGCGCGCCGCGCTGACCGCACTGGCGCTGCTCTCCGCCGGGGCCGCCTGCGTCCAGGCCGCTCCCGGGCTGCCGCTGTGGGCCGCGTTCGCCGTCCTGCTGGTGGTGGGCGCGGCCTCGTCACCGGGCGGGGGCGTGCGCTACGGGCTGCTCAACGAGATCGTTCCGCGCGAGGGATTCCTGCTCGGCCGCTCCGTGCTCAACATGACGGGCGGCGCGACGCAGATCTGCGGGTTCGCGGTGGGCGGGCTGCTGGTGACGGTGTTCTCGGCGCGCGGCACCCTGCTGATCGGGGCGGGCCTGTACGTCGTCGCGGCGGCCGTGACCCGCCTCGGACTGACCGCCCGGCCGCCCCGGGCCACCGGCCGCCCGTCGGTCCGGGAGACGCGGCGGACGAACGCGCTGCTCTGGTCGTCCACGCCGCGCCGGTACGTGTTCCTGGCACTGTGGGTGCCCAACGGGCTCGTCGTCGGGGCCGAGTCCCTGTACGTCGCGTACGCGCCCGGGCACGCCGGGCTCCTCTTCGCCGGCGGGGCCCTGGGCATGCTGGCCGGGGACACGCTGGTCGGGCGGTTCGTCACGGCACGGTGGCGGGCCCGGCTGGGGGCCCCGCTCCGGCTGCTGCTCGCCGCGCCCTATCTGCTCTTCGCGCTGCGCCCGGAGCTGCCCCTCGCGCTGGCCGCGGTCGTCCTGGCGAGCGTGGGCTTCGCCGCGAGTCTGCTGCTCCAGGAACGGCTGATGGCCCTCACCCCGCAGGAGCTGAGCGGCCAGGCGCTCGGGCTCAGCTCCTCGGGGATGCTCGCGATGCAGGGCGTGGGGGCGGCCGTGGCGGGCGGCATCGCCCAGCTGACCTCCCCCGCCACGGGCATGGCGGCGGTCGCGGGGCTCTCGGTGGCGGTGACACTGGTGCTGGCCCCGGGGCTGCGTGACCGGTCCGGGGTCGCCGGGGGCAGACTGCCGGTAGCGGACGGATCACCGCGAGCGCCCCGTACACCCCGCACGGAAGAGACCACATGA
- the lanKC gene encoding class III lanthionine synthetase LanKC: protein MNPEYAAYCQADRRFYDAPHRSPGPDGAADEERSLYAPLRGAVPDGWTRTRRGDWLAYSPDGLRLPPQGWKIHVSAALDNASSVLERVLAHCLEHRLAFKCVPNAGLLALRNAKYADRAGSGKFITVYPPSDEAFPEVCTALMRLLEGEHGPYILSDLRCGNGPVHTRYGAFAARFCSGPDGRPVPAVADPQGRLVPDDRGPSFRVPSWVPPPGFLTPHLEARAAVGLTGLPYTVEKALHFSNGGGVYLGRDTRTGEQVVLKEARPYAGLAADGADAVARLERERTALEQLAGLDCVPAVRDVFEVGDHHFLVLQYIPGTTLNTVFARRFPLARQHPSPELLAEHAAWAEELYGQVERAVAAVHDRGIVISDLHMSNVMVDEENARIVLLDFEAASPAAERRRQIVANPAFVAPPDRRGADIDRYALACLRLALYLPLTTLFGIDRTKAAGLARDIARVFPVTEKALRPAVAEILRRTGTPDPRPAPDADPDLGDWPRSRDAMVRAITASCTPEREDRCFPGDIAQFATATGGQSFAYGTAGVLYALHETGAPPCEEAEDRLLRHAKDPASGSPLGFYDGLTGIAWTLHRIGRTAEAADLLRIILDQPLEGLAPGLHNGYAGIGLALDDLARTASATDAPALSDAAARCTALAVRALRDGPPSPRTGLLHGASGIALLLVRRYATTGDPALLDLAATALRRDLDRCRTGDEGELLVVEGKRLMPYLGSGSAGIAAVIDAYLAHRPDPALEAAGRALLPAALSAFYVQPGLLRGSAGLLLHLAATPLCDEADRQRAIARHTDLLRSHALPYGGGLAFPGEQLMRLSMDLATGTAGALLALGAALGGTTGLPFLPAAPAAPPGRASGPTDRPRQGS, encoded by the coding sequence GTGAATCCGGAGTACGCCGCGTACTGCCAGGCGGACCGCCGCTTCTACGACGCACCCCACCGCTCTCCCGGCCCGGACGGAGCCGCGGACGAGGAGCGCTCGCTCTACGCGCCGCTCCGGGGCGCCGTACCCGACGGCTGGACACGCACCCGGCGCGGCGACTGGCTGGCGTACAGCCCCGACGGGCTGCGACTGCCGCCCCAGGGCTGGAAGATCCACGTCTCGGCCGCCCTCGACAACGCGTCCTCCGTGCTGGAACGGGTCCTCGCCCACTGCCTGGAGCACCGGCTGGCCTTCAAGTGCGTCCCCAACGCGGGGCTGTTGGCGCTGCGGAACGCCAAGTACGCGGACCGGGCGGGCAGCGGGAAGTTCATCACCGTCTACCCGCCGTCCGACGAGGCGTTCCCCGAGGTGTGCACCGCGCTGATGCGGCTGCTGGAGGGTGAGCACGGCCCGTACATCCTGAGCGACCTGCGGTGCGGGAACGGACCGGTGCACACCCGGTACGGGGCGTTCGCCGCCCGCTTCTGCTCCGGTCCGGACGGGCGGCCCGTGCCCGCCGTGGCCGATCCGCAGGGCCGGCTCGTCCCGGACGACCGGGGCCCGTCCTTCCGCGTCCCCTCCTGGGTGCCCCCGCCCGGCTTCCTGACGCCGCACCTCGAAGCCCGCGCCGCCGTGGGCCTCACGGGCCTCCCGTACACCGTGGAGAAGGCGCTGCACTTCTCCAACGGCGGCGGCGTCTACCTCGGCCGCGACACCCGCACCGGCGAGCAGGTCGTCCTCAAGGAGGCGCGGCCGTACGCCGGTCTGGCCGCCGACGGGGCGGACGCCGTGGCCCGGCTGGAGCGCGAGCGGACCGCCCTGGAGCAACTGGCCGGACTGGACTGCGTACCCGCCGTCCGGGACGTCTTCGAGGTCGGCGACCACCACTTCCTGGTCCTCCAGTACATCCCCGGCACCACCCTCAACACCGTCTTCGCCCGCCGCTTCCCGCTCGCCCGGCAGCACCCGTCACCCGAGCTGCTCGCCGAACACGCGGCCTGGGCGGAGGAGTTGTACGGACAGGTCGAGCGCGCCGTCGCCGCGGTGCACGACCGGGGCATCGTCATCAGCGACCTGCACATGAGCAACGTCATGGTCGACGAGGAGAACGCGCGCATCGTCCTGCTCGACTTCGAGGCAGCCTCCCCGGCCGCCGAACGCCGCCGCCAGATCGTCGCCAACCCGGCCTTCGTCGCCCCGCCCGACCGGCGCGGCGCCGACATCGACCGCTACGCGCTGGCCTGTCTGCGGCTCGCCCTGTACCTGCCGCTCACCACGCTGTTCGGCATCGACCGCACCAAGGCCGCCGGTCTCGCCCGGGACATCGCCCGCGTCTTCCCGGTCACCGAGAAGGCGCTGCGGCCCGCGGTCGCGGAGATCCTGCGCCGAACGGGAACGCCCGACCCGCGGCCCGCTCCCGACGCCGACCCCGACCTCGGCGACTGGCCGCGCAGCCGTGACGCCATGGTCCGGGCCATCACCGCGTCCTGCACACCGGAGCGCGAGGACCGATGTTTCCCCGGGGACATCGCCCAGTTCGCCACGGCCACCGGCGGCCAGTCCTTCGCGTACGGGACCGCCGGAGTGCTCTACGCCCTCCACGAGACGGGCGCCCCGCCGTGCGAGGAGGCCGAGGACCGGCTCCTGCGGCACGCCAAGGACCCGGCGTCCGGCAGCCCCCTCGGCTTCTACGACGGGCTCACCGGCATCGCCTGGACCCTGCACCGGATCGGCCGCACCGCCGAAGCCGCCGACCTCCTCCGGATCATCCTCGACCAGCCCCTGGAGGGCCTCGCGCCCGGCCTCCACAACGGGTACGCGGGCATCGGCCTCGCCCTCGACGACCTGGCCCGCACCGCCTCCGCCACCGACGCACCGGCGCTCTCCGACGCGGCCGCCCGCTGCACCGCCCTCGCCGTCCGCGCGCTCCGCGACGGCCCGCCGTCGCCCCGCACCGGACTGCTGCACGGCGCGAGCGGCATCGCCCTGCTCCTGGTGCGCCGGTACGCGACCACCGGGGACCCCGCCCTGCTCGACCTGGCGGCCACCGCCCTGCGCCGCGACCTGGACCGCTGCCGGACCGGCGACGAAGGCGAACTGCTCGTCGTCGAGGGTAAGCGGCTGATGCCGTACCTCGGTTCGGGCAGCGCCGGCATCGCGGCCGTCATCGACGCCTACCTGGCCCACCGCCCGGACCCCGCGCTCGAAGCGGCCGGCCGCGCCCTCCTGCCCGCCGCGCTCTCCGCCTTCTACGTCCAGCCCGGCCTGCTCCGGGGCTCCGCCGGCCTCCTCCTGCACCTCGCGGCCACCCCGCTGTGCGACGAGGCGGACCGGCAGCGCGCGATCGCCCGCCACACCGATCTGCTGCGCAGCCACGCCCTCCCGTACGGAGGCGGACTCGCCTTCCCCGGCGAGCAGCTGATGCGCCTGTCGATGGACCTGGCCACCGGAACCGCCGGCGCCCTCCTCGCCCTGGGCGCCGCGCTCGGCGGCACCACCGGACTTCCCTTCCTGCCCGCCGCTCCGGCGGCGCCCCCCGGCCGCGCGAGCGGCCCCACGGACCGGCCCCGCCAGGGGTCGTAG
- a CDS encoding LuxR C-terminal-related transcriptional regulator — translation MTTVLLVHTVPLWRASLASLLGTGRGIEVRTAEHGAIRTALCGPGPDVLLTDLDCPGALDVLDEMKTMTAPHGGPCPLAVLTRSDRPSGLRRAYEAGALGYIDKYRPVDDLSEVMHKLADGGRHIDESLAFSLLQVADMPLSPRELSVLSMAEGGDTVAGIAGRLHLTPGTVRNYLAAAIRKAGARNRLDAIRRAKEAGWI, via the coding sequence ATGACAACCGTGCTGCTGGTCCACACCGTGCCGTTGTGGCGCGCGTCGCTGGCGTCACTCCTCGGCACGGGGCGGGGGATAGAGGTCCGCACCGCCGAACACGGTGCGATACGCACCGCGCTGTGCGGGCCGGGTCCCGATGTGCTCCTCACCGACCTCGACTGTCCGGGCGCGCTGGACGTCCTCGACGAGATGAAGACGATGACCGCGCCGCACGGCGGACCGTGTCCGCTCGCCGTGCTCACCCGCAGCGACCGGCCGAGCGGCCTGCGGCGGGCGTACGAGGCGGGAGCGCTCGGGTACATCGACAAGTACCGCCCGGTGGACGACCTGTCCGAGGTGATGCACAAACTGGCGGACGGGGGGCGGCACATCGACGAGTCGCTGGCCTTCAGCCTCCTCCAGGTGGCCGACATGCCGTTATCGCCACGGGAACTGAGTGTGCTTTCGATGGCCGAAGGGGGTGACACCGTGGCCGGGATCGCCGGTCGGCTGCACCTGACGCCGGGGACGGTGCGCAACTATCTGGCCGCCGCCATCCGGAAGGCCGGGGCGCGCAATCGGCTGGACGCGATCAGACGGGCGAAGGAGGCGGGGTGGATCTGA